The DNA window CTCGTCCCCGAGGCCTCCATGCAGGGCGGGGCCCGCGCTTTCAGTGTACACTGTGTTTAAGGACACTGTGTCTAAAATGTACGTAATAAATACACTACACATAGAGTTAGACCTCACAGCACAAGCATACTGCCAACCTACTACATGACTGTGttgtacatacacatatatagtgtgtttttttaattagtgaAAACATCACGACGTCACCAGCAACAGGAGAACACGCCACGGCCCACGCTTAAACAAGGAAAAGATCCTCCAAAAGATTTATTATTGAAATAGATGCAACATCGCCCCAAACAATCTCACACTGCAGCTACAGGAAGTTCCCACTGAGCCTCTTTAGATTTAACCAAAAACCCCAGGAGGGGGCGGAGCCTCatacacaaacaggaagtagaaacaATAGCCAGCCCTCCCCCTGACACACAGCCAGGGGTGCGGTCAGCTCAGTGCTGTAACTCCAGCTTTAACACTGATGGAGCTGAGACCTCCACCCATATCGCACACACGTGTCAGACACCACGCTGGagttcactgagctcctgagactCATCCCTCCACACGTGTGTGTATGACCAGCTGCTGgttgtgtacacctgtgagcatgagctcagtgatggtggatacttgtgtgtatttatgtagcACGTTTCATTACAAGCAAACTCAGCAGCTACACAGTCTGTTGATCAGCTGCTCTGATGAAGGACTCCTGCTGcccatcactgctgctgttgtgttatcgttgtttgtgtttaaacctGGAGGCTGTGTGAGCTACATGTGGCCTTATATAGACGACTGCGTGGACAAAGTGGGCTCAAGTTGTTCTGTTGGTCACACACTCTGTGCTGTACTCGCTGTGAGAAGTGCATGAAATGCAAATGCCAGTCAGTCCATGATCAGGGTAAGGTTGGGAATATCAGCCCTGTGTGGGCCAAGTGTGCTCTTGATCATTTCCCCTCCATCTCTACAACAGACCTGATGCAGTTCTTGGGCATGCTGGGTTTCTATCTGCACCTCTCACACATCTCTGCGATTAACCCTGAGGAAGCGACTTCTTCTGCTCCTCATGTGGGTGAGGCCTTCCAGCTGCAGGTGCATGCTGGGGCTGTTTCTTTGTAGACTGGTGATGATGGAGTCGTTCATTCAATCAttctgatgttttgtttccttgcgACAGTAACTCTCATCATTTATACTGCTCATTGGTTAAGGAAGAAGTGCCGGCTTTAATATGGGCTGTGCAGCATTTTGAGGTTTACAGTCATCAAAGACTGGAgtgtgacaaacacacaaagtgaTCCGTGGCCTGGAGATCAATGGcagtctgttttcttttctacatGAAGCCGGGTCACATTCTCAGTAAGAGAGCTGACCAGGTCCCTCGGTGAGGTGTTTTCATCACTGagtgtttccacctgctgctggctgaactcCCAAAGGGCTTTACAGTCATGGTGTAAaatctcctccacagcctcacaCCGAAGCTGGACAGTCACTTATAGATTGTGTTTGCCAGCCGACGATGTTGTACTAGGAGAGTCTACTGGGCGATTTCTTCTGGAGGGTGGGGTCTAGTTCTTGGACGGGTCTTTCTTCATAACTATCTCTCTGAAGCAGCAGTTGTTGGAGAGTATTCAAATTCTCCCTGCTGTGCTCCGAGGCATTGGCTGATTAAGCACATGTGGTTAATTATTCGTTAATGGTTTTGCTTAAAAAAACTTGTTTAATTCTGAGCTACAGTTCTCCTCTGAGACTCCTCTCAGGCGTTGTGATACAGTATCACAACGCCTGCAGCATTTCCTTATCTCTGCTCACACTCTGCTCCCTCCTAACGGTTCTAACTGTCATGTTGTTTTGTAATGACTGCAGTTACTGTTTGGTCACATTCACACAGAGAAAGAAGCTCCTCACCTGTGCAGGTACACAAGGTGGTGGTGGAGCCTCTGACCTttagtgacctctgacctcctgttgcaggtgtgtgtgtgctgctgctgtctgcacCGACTGTTTCTGCAGGTGAGGAGATGAAGTGAATCAGTGAGACTCCAACAAGAACACAAATacacttactgtgtgtgtgtgtgtgtgtgtgtgtgtgtgtgtgtgtgtgtgtgtgtgtgtgtgtgtgtgtgtgtgtgtgtgtgtgtgacagttcAACACTTACCTTTGTTCAGGTGATTCATTGGACTTGAAGAGCTTGAATTACAATAAATAAGCTCCTTCATATTCTAACATTTCTCTACAGTCAGAGCTGATGAACCATTTCCTCAAACATTTGCAAATGAAAACTCTTGAAATGAATGTGTGATTAGCACAGACCGTTGTGTGTGCACACTCTGCTGGTGCCGCTCTTCATCACCAGTGTGACAGAGTCCTGAACACAGCCTCAGTTTGCATGTTAGTCCTCCAAGTTCCATCTGAGCTTTACAGAAAACACACTTTGTTCCTCTGAAAGCCAAAGATCACAGCTGAGATAAGGGAGATTTTTCCACGTTAAAGTGCTTCCATTAGTGATGCTGCTGATGCACACATCATCTCTAAGATCTGAATGTTGAAGACAAACACAAATATCTGTTTATTATGAGGCTAAAAGCTTGATGTAGACATAACAGTGTATAACATGTCAGCAGCATTTAACAGCCCTGCACACCAGCACTGTGCTTATATTAGACTTTAATCAACACATAGTTATGATTTCATCATCTCTGTGTGTCCTccagtgtctctgtctgtcagtcCAAACCTTCAGCAGGTCTTCAGTGGATCTTTAGTGTCTCTGAGTTGTGTTGATGATGGACAGACAGCTGATGGATGGACAGTgaagaggagcagaggaggacTCACTGAGGACTGTGGAGCAGCTGCAGGCTTTGGGAGGCTTCTTGGTTCCTTCTGTGTTGTGGATCTTTCTGCTCCCAGTGAAACCTTCTGGTGTGAGGACTCCTCTGGACAGCAGAGTGACAGCGTCTCCTTCAGTGTCCAATCAGACACTACAGGTGAGATGTTCcagctgtgtctctgtctctgtgtgactCTGCTCTCATTAACTCTGTTTGTCTCTGATGGTCAGATAAAGCTGTCATCCTGGAGATCCCTGCACTTCCTGTgaggacaggaagtgatgtcattctgCGCTGCAGACAGAGGAATGGTGACACGGTCAGAGCTTATTTCTACATTAAAGGAAGTTCTGTTGGTCCTAAACGAGAGCACATCATCACTAACATCACACAGGCTGATGAAGGTCTCTACTGTTCTACTGATCAGGGTGCAAAGTCTCCTCAGAGCTCTctgagggtcagaggtcagaacactgacatcacttcctgtttaaaagCTGATAACATTGTGACCTGATAATAAACTGACTGAACCATCTTCGTCATCTCTCCTCCAGATCCTCCCAAAATCATCCATCCTCCTCCCCCTcactgtcctcctcctccaagCACCTCCACAAACTTTGCTCCTCCTCTTACGTGtcctccctcccctcctctccCAGCATCCACctgtcctcctccttcctctctcGTGGTCCCAGTCGTAGCAGGTCTGGGTTCTGGGCTTCTCCTGGTTCTGGTTCTGGGTTTGGTTTTGTTCCTCTGCTGGAAACTCAAAGGTAGCTCTCACTCACCTGATGTGAGCAggtgtaatctgattactgtaCTAACCTTCTGAGCCTAAGTAAATGAACTTAGTGCGTCACCTCGGTCAGTAATGGTCcaaacatgtgtgtgtttgagtgatgctggtcagtttcagttttacctttcaaaataaaatgtgtttggcTTTGACACATACAGCTGCCACAGAACCAGAGTGCACCGAGCTCACAGCTCCAGGGTTCCAGTTTAACTGGTTTTCACATTAACCGGTTAGATTTGTGTGCTCCAGATGTTGCATCTGcatcattttcaccgaacggtCGTCTCGTTCCACCTGCTCTCGTGTCCTTGTGTTTCTCTAACATAAACATTTTCCTCAGgacaccagcgatcagctcgACAGGCCCTCAGTCTACCTGCATACATGCTGCTcacctgtcagctgtttgacacctgctgctgattcaGCAAACACGCCCACGTTACCTGGTGATGGTCACAGGTAACAGGTGGCAGCTGCAGCAATGACGGCACAATGTTGTGCAcgagataagtaaatatagctTCCTGAGCTCAGAGCTGCTGCAGCTTGTGTTTCCCTCAGAGTGGCTGACCTGGGTTACAGATGACGGCTGGAAACAGAACACAGCACTTTATCAGCGGCTGAtatcacagctttgaaacctcagctgagctcagctctcagtggttaaacactggactttatgtctttaagacattcctgcagtttaactcattggtgtgtgtcctctggcttcatggacagacagagctgggtgtcatccagctctttgtgtctttaagaCGTTGTATTACATCCTCAagtcctctccctccctccttctctttcaTCCAGTttctaaaacatattttaatgtgaggttACAGGATGAGACAGCGTTGTTTATACTGATATGGTTGGTTGTGTTAAGCTTGTTGGGGTGGAGGTGTCCGTTCACCTTCAGCTGCTCCGCCCCTCTCCCTGTCACCGTCTGCAGACAGACACATCGTCCTGTGGACACATGAGCTGCTCTGTCCTCTGTGTCCTCAGGAACAGGAGCCATGAAGAGGAGCGTCTGACTGCTGAAGAAAcagtctgaggaggaggagctggtgATGAAGAGCAGCCTGTGTATATACAGtatctgttgttattcagccCTGAGGAAGATGAAGATGCAGCTTTGCTTTGGCCTTCCTCTGCTAACAGCTAACAGCTAACTAACCTCAGCCAgatgttctgcagctgtttgtctAACATTAGAAGTTTATAATGATGATGACCCCGAGCGTGTTTCTGCTGTGCTGATGGATCTCCACGGAGCGTCCTGTCACATGTTAGCTTCAtgtgggtcaaaggtcaaagctgCTGACTGAGCTCCCTGAGGCCACacccacacttcctgtcagtgctGTGATTGACAGCTGCCTCCATCAGTGTCATATGTATCCATATAATCCCCCTGACGTCACTGATGTTGGTGCTGTATGAAccacattaaatgtttttacataTTAACATCTCGTGTCTCTGTCACACATACAGTATGTAATCATTTTCTCACACACATTTGTGTTGTGGGTTTGTTGTTACAGGTTACACAGCAGcttgtttcttgtgtttctgcccagtttgacccattcagcagacgtcagcctgtttaaggctctgatgtctgtcctgtgtgacttacagcagctATGACAGGGtctgaatatttcatatatcagtcgactcttcattctatcagacacagttatgtTCActgctcactgctgtaatagctaataatgattaatatgataactttaatattggccatattatatttacatgaccacagtgagatgactttagtctcatgaatcTCATGAGTCTCTTAAATGAATGTTCAGCACAGACATGAAGCCCAACGATCATGTTTACAGTCTCGTGGTGAAAAAAGGCCCAAGAGCTGAAACTAAGGAGGAGGAGTACAGATGCATAAAAATACTGCAGGGCTGAGGAAGAGGAAGCTGTTAAAGAGGTTACACAGAGTGAAACATCTGTGAGCAGAGATCAGCTTCATGGGTGGAGACACTCTGAGGTCTCTGAGCTCGTGGGTGGAGATCACACGTCTGCTAACTGACAGTTTGACTTTGTTATAGGAGGACTTCGAGGCGTTGGCTGATTAAGCACATGTGGTTAATTATTCGTTAATAGTTTTGCTTAAAAAACGTGTTTAATTCTGAGCTACAGTTCTCCTCTGAGACTCCTCTCAGGCGTTGTGATACTGTATCACAACGCCTGCAGCATTTCCTTATCTCTGCGTCACTTATCTCTGCTCACACTCTGCTCACACTCTGCTCACACTCTGCTCCCTCCTAACggttgtgtgcgtgcgtgtgtgtgtgtgtgcgtgtgtgtgtgtgtgtgagttagaGGACCATTATTGTGTAAACGGACAAATACAGTTTAACTCCACCATGAAGCTGCTGATGAAACCTCCACCTTAGTTAAAGTGGGTGAACGGTCGCAGATAGAGACAGGGTGGGGCTGTCAGTGATGTGGGTGGAGACGGTGGAGATAAAGTGAGCAGACCAGAGGCGTCCTCGCTGAGTCTCCTGTGAGACGAGCAGTTCAAGGATGCCAGATGTTCACCACTGGAAACTCCATCAGAGGCAAATTATTCAGCCCTGAGTCAACACTGTAGAAGCAgcttcagctgcagctccagctgCCAGTGTTTCAGGGTCTGTCTCCACCAGCTGTGCACagctacagactgaaatctttgctcaTTCTGGgcctgaataattacacacaccccactgtgcagttatttatttgtaaaacatgtttggagtcatgtatttttgttccacttctcacgtgtgcaccactttgtgttggtctttcacctggaagtccaataaaactgattcatgtttgtgtaatgtgacaaaatgtgggaaagttcaaggggcctATCACAGCTGGCAGGTCTGCATTTATATCCAGGCTGACATGGAGTTCAGGGTTCAACACTCAGGAAAGTGTGAGACCTTCCACACTGACAGAAGATGCT is part of the Maylandia zebra isolate NMK-2024a linkage group LG3, Mzebra_GT3a, whole genome shotgun sequence genome and encodes:
- the LOC112431961 gene encoding uncharacterized protein LOC112431961, translating into MFSRHPDIMKTPCVSLLLGVCVLLLSAPTVSAVSLSVSPNLQQVFSGSLVSLSCVDDGQTADGWTVKRSRGGLTEDCGAAAGFGRLLGSFCVVDLSAPSETFWCEDSSGQQSDSVSFSVQSDTTDKAVILEIPALPVRTGSDVILRCRQRNGDTVRAYFYIKGSSVGPKREHIITNITQADEGLYCSTDQGAKSPQSSLRVRDPPKIIHPPPPHCPPPPSTSTNFAPPLTCPPSPPLPASTCPPPSSLVVPVVAGLGSGLLLVLVLGLVLFLCWKLKGTGAMKRSV